One Halichondria panicea chromosome 6, odHalPani1.1, whole genome shotgun sequence genomic window carries:
- the LOC135337068 gene encoding uncharacterized protein LOC135337068 yields the protein MADQTFSRSKLKRLNRKARVDKIGKQLCMEKKSLECAEKNVQNWKKKAIDYKLELNVYRAKQLRTGTLGTSCSHQRPLKLLTAAMKTSVISLPKATPRMCTNADIMRGVTVVPEISEKCLADGGGDVHIGNGRFGTCSRMIFKECFDVCVKTFTSDSSIESIRHEASILLTLNSSPYIPHCFGICSTRRALVMSNVSVKQQQVSLYSALYSTNEIKLSPKTWMQILIQICDGLSYMHKLSILHNDLKVDNVVLGTTLLECIRPCIVDFGKACKEKHAKKYCLTEEQKVIYIKEHTQVAPDLRDGLVLQSTQSDIYSLGRIMKKMNSIVIKSTELAHVIKECLSYHAHDRPSLETISLNVE from the exons CTAGAGTTGACAAAATTGGCAAGCAGCTGTGTATGGAGAAGAAGAGCCTTGAATGTGCCGAGAAAAATGTTCAGAATTGGAAGAAGAAGGCAATAGATTATAAACT GGAACTCAACGTGTATCGAGCTAAGCAATTACGGACAGGAACTCTGGGAACATCCTGCAGTCACCAACGACCACTAAAGTTACTAACAGCAGCCATGAAGACGAGTGTAATCAGTCTACCCAAGGCAACTCCAAGAATGTGTACGAATGCTGATATTATGCGAGGAGTTACTGTAGTTCCAGAGATAAGTGAGAAATGTTTAGCAGATGGGGGTGGTGATGTTCATATAGGAAATGGTCGGTTTGGAACATGCTCTCGTATGATTTTTAAAGAGTGTTTTGACGTCTGTGTCAAAACATTTACTTCCGACTCCTCAATCGAATCGATTAGGCATGAAGCCAGTATATTACTTACATTAAATTCCAGCCCTTATATACCACACTGTTTTGGTATTTGTTCCACCAGGAGAGCTTTAGTAATGTCTAATGTAAGCGTGAAGCAGCAACAAGTTTCATTATATTCTGCCTTGTATTCGACTAACGAAATTAAATTAAGCCCTAAGACATGGATGCAAATACTGATCCAAATTTGTGATGGTCtatcatacatgcacaagctGAGTATTCTTCACAATGATCTTAAAGTAGACAACGTAGTATTAGGGACTACTTTGTTAGAATGTATCCGGCCATGTATTGTGGATTTTGGAAAGGCATGTAAAGAAAAGCATGCTAAGAAGTACTGCCTGACCGAGGAACAGAAAGTTATTTACATAAAAGAACACACTCAAGTAGCTCCAGACCTCCGCGATGGGCTTGTTTTACAGAGCACACAGAGCGATATATACTCATTAGGTAGAATAATGAAGAAGATGAACTCCATTGTAATTAAGTCAACTGAACTTGCCCATGTAATTAAGGAATGTCTTTCTTATCATGCTCATGACCGTCCTAGCTTAGAAACCATTTCTCTTAATGTTGAATGA
- the LOC135337320 gene encoding uncharacterized protein LOC135337320, whose protein sequence is MATSEANPKSPATPKAGEATESIKLVPVITPEEIQHFQELGLGRGIDSTDPNLWKNKDPIQLRIISKDLKNVIGTNENGIKRKYEKTVSSSRSQLSKIQLSLNVPSSHVKIGLDGHYSQSVNSSVEVKGTKIQTRTISFRYDFNDIPAGSQVFNEHIDSKSENHSGFQIFENDLAIWILRYLKKQQLTRSIDGLKGQTAIEKLDDFANQIDSVDSDDAKDLNEACRLFVFDLGVTHYVSSIELGAVSYSVDTKRSEKKGGGVGGSVGVASAATAKASTAITKEFHQRTKEV, encoded by the coding sequence ATGGCAACTTCTGAGGCAAACCCGAAATCTCCCGCAACCCCTAAAGCAGGAGAGGCAACTGAGTCTATAAAACTTGTGCCAGTTATCACTCCAGAAGAGATACAGCACTTCCAAGAGCTTGGACTGGGTAGAGGAATTGACAGTACAGATCCAAATCTATGGAAGAACAAAGACCCTATACAGTTGCGAATCATCTCCAAAGATCTCAAAAACGTAATCGGTACAAACGAAAATGGCATCAAACGAAAGTATGAGAAGACTGTTTCTTCGTCAAGATCCCAGTTGAGTAAGATACAGCTCTCGTTGAATGTTCCAAGCAGCCATGTAAAGATCGGTTTGGATGGGCACTATTCACAGAGTGTGAACTCAAGTGTAGAAGTAAAAGGAACAAAAATCCAAACACGAACCATTTCATTTAGATACGACTTCAATGATATACCAGCTGGCTCACAAGTTTTTAATGAGCATATAGATTCGAAGAGCGAAAACCATAGTGGATTTCAAATATTTGAAAATGACTTGGCCATTTGGATCTTGAGGTACCTCAAAAAACAACAATTGACAAGATCAATCGATGGACTGAAAGGCCAAACAGCAATTGAAAAACTTGATGACTTTGCGAATCAAATTGATTCAGTCGATTCCGATGATGCCAAAGATCTTAATGAAGCCTGTCGACTGTTTGTCTTTGACCTGGGAGTCACACACTACGTCAGCTCCATAGAACTTGGAGCAGTCAGCTACAGTGTTGATACTAAAAGGTCGGAAAAGAAAGGTGGAGGAGTTGGGGGTAGTGTGGGTGTAGCTTCTGCAGCTACTGCTAAAGCCTCTACTGCAATTACAAAAGAGTTCCATCAACGAACAAAGGAAGTCTAG